Genomic window (Apodemus sylvaticus chromosome 22, mApoSyl1.1, whole genome shotgun sequence):
GTCTCTTGCCTAGTGGGCAGAACCTTGCTTCTCTTGTTAAGAGCTCAAGGGACTTAAAGCCAGGTCAGTGGTAGTGACCCTGCCCCTGAGGCTGGATCTGCCCTTAAAGGCATCCTCTTCCATGTGGAAATGGACCTGTGAATAGTTGCAAATCAAGCTTGCCTCCTTTTGTAATGGGAATGGCACCTAACTGGAGGCCAATCTTCGTGAATAAACTTTAGAAACATTCTCTGTGACCCTACACTTCACTTGTGGTACAAATTTTCCTTCTCACAGTTTCTAACAAGCATGGTTAGTGTACCACTTATCTTGAGCAAAGTCGGGGGGGGGGGCCGAGGGGGGCTCCCTAGTCAAATTCTATTTCGTGCAACGTAATATTTCCTAAGCAAGTTTATCAGtaaatcctttcttttttgtgtttttctttttgtttttgtgagacagggtttctctgtgtagccctggctgtcctggaactcactctgtagaccaggctggccttgaactcagaaatatgcctgcctctgcctcccgagtgctgggattaaaggcgtgcaccaccactgcctggtttagaAAATCCTTTCTAGCACCCAATTTACCACTTCAAGTCTCTCCTTCATCCTTACTGGGAGACTGTGCTCAACCAACAtaggaacaaacaaaacacctcctAGTCACACTGAGCCcccccctcctgtgtgtgtgtgtgtgtgtgtgtgtgtgtgtgtgttgggggaggggggagcgtCACTGCACCCTTTTATTTCAGACCAAGGAGAGAGCATCAGAACAGCAAGGGATTTATTGGGTCATTTTAATATAATTCTGACACAGTTTTACATGAGACAGCTATTGGTTTCCATGTAAGATCTGAAAGTCTGGCAGCCACCTGCCTCGGACActggcacagcaacagagagaGCTATCACACTGAGAGTCACAGGTCCCAAGAGAGACTCCAGGATGAATGACAGGTACATGGGGCACAGCTCAGAAGCTCTGGGATTCTCAGTGCAGCTCTTCCTGCCCAGTGTCTCAAGTCCCTTTGCTTCTGAGGTAAGTGCTCTGCCGgcgtttggtttctgtttctgacCAATCTGTCAATATGTTTTCTTGTAAGATTCTCCTTCACAATGAGGACTATTAAAAACATAATCTGAACAAACAATAATGTTTAAAATCTTGGTTTATTAGATATGCCTTATGTATGGCTATGTGTATGTAGACTGTTGTGCAATTATGgcttggtttatttgtttgttcgtttggtttgatttggtttttgcaTCATATAATCATTACCAAATTGACTTCTTAGCAATCTTCATGCAAACTAAATTGATAACTTGATCCAACTCTATTTTGTTcataataatgatgatagaggTGGTTAATAGTGCTGAATCTTTCTTGGAGACAAATATCATGagtgttaaaaaatattaaaactggtTTTAAGGACCTGATATTCATAATCACATGATCTTTGTTTTCCAGCTACCTCGCCACTAACTAGTCCCACCTCCCCACTAACTAGTCCTACCTTCCCACTAACTAGTCCTGTCTCCCAGCTCACTTCAGGGCCTTGCTCAGTCTCTGTCCCTTTCATTGGCTCCATGAAATCTGATGTTTAAGTCCCGCTAAGTCTCCTATCTTTGCAGAAGTCAGATAAGCTGTCTTTTGGGTATGAATAACACTGAAGCATCATTTTATGCTGTTCAACGTTATTAAGACGTTGGCTCTGGAGTTGGATTATGACCCTCCTCTCCCAACCTGAGCTTGCTTGTTGAGTTTCCTCAAATCTCTGTCCTAGATCAAATAGTCATCCGACTCTAGGCCAGAAAGAGAGAGCAAAACAGAACAGCCCAGGAAAAGAACTATGAGCCCTAAGATAGCTGAAGAGAGGACTAACCCAGTAGACATTACTGTTGCTTGGGAACACAGACAGAAGGAACTAGGAATCCCTGTCTCGGGCTTATGTATAAGAAGAGACCTGGAAGGATCCCAGGCTACCTGGCATCAAAAGTTGTGTCAGTTTGGTTCTGCTCTGTCCACCACTGAGGACTTGGTACCGGGACCCACACGCAGCTACTTGACTATGAATATGCAgtcatacacagaaacacacagaaaaacacatacatatacatacagacacacacacatataccctcatacacacacacaattcctcatacacacatgcacagacacacagagagacacacacatcctcatacacacatgcacagacacacagagagacacacacacaaattcagacacagagagattcacacacacacatacacacacacatcttcatacacacacatgtagagacagaaagacgcacatcctcatacacacatgcagacagagatacacacattcatacatacacacacatacacagacacacacattcatatacaaatacacatatcctcatacacatgcagacacacagagggacacacatatcctcatacagacacatgcagatacagatacacacatacacaattcctcacacacacacaatgtacagacacacagagaggcacacaaacacatcctcatacacacacatgcacagccacACAGAGAGTCACACATATCCTCATACAGATACAtgaagacacagatacacacacacaattcctcatatatatgcatgtacagacacacagagaggcacacaaacacatcctcatatacacacatgcacagacacacagagatacacacattcatacaccgACACACACATCCTCATACACACgcatagacagaaagacacacacatcctcatgcacacacatgtacagacacacacacacacactcgtggaTTGCCATGGTTTATTGTTATTGATCAGACAGAATTGGACAGAACCTCCCAACAGGTGAACAGATACAATTCAAGCCTGAGTTCCTCCatccttgtcttagttagggtttgactgctgtgaacagacaccatgaccaaggcaacccttgtaaggacaatatttaattgggactagcttacagaggttcagtccattatcatcaaggtaggagcatggcagcgtccaggcaggcatggtgcaagaggagctgagagttctacatctttatcagaaggctgctagtagaatactgattcccaggcagctaggacaagggaaagtccacacccacaagggcacacctcccaacagtgctactccctgggccaaacatatacaaaccatcacactcccCTTCTGAATCTCATCTCCCAgagaacactgtgtgtgtgtgtgtgtgtgtgtgtgtgtgcctgggggggGGCATCCTGTTGTGTGTGGAGGTGatctgtgtgtgcctatgtgtatgtgtgtgtgtgtgtgcatgcatgtactcaTGTCCATGTGTGTAACAGCAGagatgaaggtcagaggataactggGGATTtcgttctctccttctaccataggggtcctgggatcaaacccaggccctctgtgttggcagcaagcgcctttgcccactgagccctcCTGTGAGCCCATGACATCTGTGAACAGCACCAAAATGGCTGTGAATGAGGAGCTGCTGGCCTCCACAGGAGTGCGGAGAGCACGTCTCTGTGAGAATAGTCtccacagagatagagagaacaagggggggaggggcagggtgcGGAATGGAGAGGATGGTGACACGTTCTCACCGGCACATCCCAGGAGCACACTGGGGAACCGTCCCTGTACTTAAAGCACGGGTACCGCAGCCAGGCAGCAGCCTCTCCTGCTAGGCGCTGCCAGCCCTTTGGGTTAGAACCAGCCACGTTCTTTCTTGGGTCAGCCGGGTCCAGGATCACAGGACTGCAGAGCGACATTAAGAGAGGGAACTGAGCAGCTGTCCAGTGCATCAGGTCCCTGtacagggagagaggaggagcccaGCAGAGTGTCCCTATCCTAAGTTAGTCCAGAGTCCCTGCCCCACAGCACACAGCAAGACTGGAGGTATCCTTTGCATGGCCTGGaaggcctgggttcaaatcctctACCCTTTAGTAGCTGTGTGTCCTGGGGCAGGTCCCTCAGGCTCTCTGATCTGTGAGATGGGGAGAGTTGAACCAGCCAGGCTCAAAGGATGGGGTGTAAAAACTGGACACAACACAGGATGAAGACATGTCATTTTTTAGAGTGACATAGTACTCTATTATTTACAAGTAATTGGTCCACCACAGGTCTTTGGTGCCTCACAGCCCTTATGATACTGTTATTGTTGGAGAATCTCAGGTCCCACTCCATATACTactccccttccttttctgtttgggTCTAGGCTCATCTGCAGACAGGAGAGGCCACCCCTGCCTCCCAGGCCTGTTGAGCCTCATGTCAATCAGGTAACAGCAGGATGGAGCCCAGCGGGAGATGCTGCATAGACACAGAGCTCCCATCTCCCCCTTTCACACAAGTGCAGCCTGACACTCCACGGGAAGCTGATCTATGTGGAGACAGACTACCTGGCTTTTCTGAGCTGTCTGCGCAGATAGCTGGAGACCTCTGGGTGTAGAAAGTCATAAAACACTGTCCAGTAGATTCGAAGCAGCTTGTACTTGATGACCAGTTCCAAGACGGTCCGGAAGCCCTGGGctgtgttgaattttgtcacTCTACTCCCACGCTCCCAGGTGTAGACTGTGAGCAGCTCCAGGGCGTACCGTGGGGGCAGTGGGTCACCCAGCTTCTCCTCACACTGAGAAGAGAAAGGTAATGAGAAAAACGGGGCTCTCAGCTGTTGTGTGGGGACCACTGCTCACAGGCTCAGTTCAGCTGCCACCTGATGTCATTACGGGTTCATTGTCACACAGCCATGCCCAGTCACTCAGATTCAGTCTATGACCCCTCCTGTGCTGTAGTCAAGAGCTGAGTGGTTGAGATGGACACCTTGTGCTCCACAATGATTGAGCATGCACCAGCAGGCACAGGAGGAATCCAGACACTGTGAGTGACAGCCAGGACTGAGGGTGGGGGCGGGACATAAGGAGTGCTCACTGTGGAAGTTTCCCCATGGTATCtgaggtaactgggaaggggccagggagatggctcaggggtaaagCGCCTCCCTCCCCGTGCAGGGGTGAGAACTGCAGGTCAGATCCCCAGCATCTGCAGAAGGAGCTCTTGAGGAAGCTGACTCATGATCATAGTTCAAGGGGTGGAGACGGGGCTTGCAGGGGCTGTGGGACTGTCCAGGACTGCTGATCCAGCACACTGCATGTCGTGTGAGACAACTGACTATGTAAGGTGGGTCATGACTGAGGacctgctctcacactctgacctcAAATGCtaatggacacacatgcacacacatacacaacatgtGCTCTCATGAAAaggtataaacacacacacacacacactcagctggacagtggtggcgcacgcctgtaatcccagcactctgggaggcagaggcaggtggatttctgagttcgaggccagcctggtctacagagtgagctccaggacagccagggctatacagagaaaccctgtctcagaaaaaccaaatccgagagagagagagagagagagagagagagagagagatgaaaggtTTGTCAAAGATGGAATTAAAATCCAAAGGCATCAATGAAGCAGCAGCCATGGAACAGTGAATTTGACACGGCTGAAGAGAGAGTTAGCTGATTGGAAAgtggactagaagaaatcaccTAGAACAGGCAAGGACAggcctccctcctctcagatcccctccccatccttctcCCCTCCTACAGCATcacctcccccatctcccctcacccctgcttctctctcatctcctccCCTCTGAGTCCCCTCCAcccactttttcttcttcattgttttttctcACTGCTTTTGccaatttttgttcttttttgccAAAGTGACACAGAGAGCGTCATCTGGAGAAGATGGGCCCACCCCTGAGGCAATGCCTCCATCAGCCCA
Coding sequences:
- the LOC127672977 gene encoding 2'-5'-oligoadenylate synthase 1A-like isoform X2, with the translated sequence MAPLSLVILILVFQGGSSGKGTALKGRSDADLVVFLNNLTSFEDRLKRQVEFLKEIKKQLCEIQHESRFGVKFEIHSLWSPNSRALSFKLSAPYLQKEVKFDVLPACDFLGHLSIPQRPNQQFYANLISECTSLEKEGEFFTCFLELRRHFLNWRPPKLKSLIRLVKHWYHLCEEKLGDPLPPRYALELLTVYTWERGSRVTKFNTAQGFRTVLELVIKYKLLRIYWTVFYDFLHPEVSSYLRRQLRKASPVILDPADPRKNVAGSNPKGWQRLAGEAAAWLRYPCFKYRDGSPVCSWDVPVRTCHHPLHSAPCPSPPCSLYLCGDYSHRDVLSALLWRPAAPHSQPFWCCSQMSWAHRRAQWAKALAANTEGLGLIPGPLW